The window TTCCCGGATTTCAACTTCAGTTAATGGTGCTTGATAGTGATgtatttcttgttttttttcaatttgagGAGCATCGGCGGAAATGGTGCTAGATATCTTGGTTGGTATTGGAGAAGGTATTTTAGAGGGTAGTGCTACCTCATCATCAGTTTGCCCTTTCGTAGAAGTTTCTATagcatcatcatcatcagtaTCAGTATCATCTACAAAATCGGGCAATTTACGCCCATCACCTCCTGCTGATACAGCTGGGTCAACTATACCATTTATTTCGGAAAGACTTTTCTTCATTGGATCTTCACTACCAGTTTCTTGAGTTTCTTTATCTTCTTTAGATAGTTCTTTATCCAATATAACTTCCTCCATAGACTTTTTTTCATGtaatagttttttaatacatattttgcaaaatttaatattcttTCCGCAATTCTCCTTTAAATCTGGCCAAGTATCTTGCAACATAGAATATAAATCAATACAACACCATAACCCTTTGATCAATTCTTCAATTTTGTCaattttcttattatttttgtcttCAGTATCTTTATCAGTGATAACGCCACTCGATTGTGTTAATTCCTCCTGTTGTGTCTTCAATAATGAATTATATAACTTGGCGgtgaaatttaaaacataaATTTTCCCCTTACCTTCTATATCATGAATTACACTATATTCAGCCACATTTTCTTCTGTAATACTAAGTTTAAAACTTTCTACTTGATCTAATAGGTTGACAGCAACAGATCTATCCGAATCttgtttaattattaaactTACCACgtatagttttaaataataacttaTCAAACTCAAACCACTTTGGTCAAACTCATTAATTTCTCTAAATATTCTCTTTAACACTGACATGTCAAAATATATGCGATGGTTATTTAGacctttttaattttatttttggtttagTAAGATGTTGCTATGTaatgtatgtatatatgtgtaGGTAACAAAAGTAAAAGGACATAATGAAAAGAGTTTTTaatcactttttttttttcgccTTTCcgttttacttttatttttaaaaaagagaaaaaaaataataatgaatagTAGTAATTAAATCCGGATTCAAGTTTCCGGATGCAATCGGTATTTAAAACCTATATTTTAGTCCGAAggtcttttttatttaaaaacaccaaaaaaaaaataaagcgAATTACGCAttgtaaattttatttcctaAAAAGGAagctttattaatttatatggacagttattaaaaaaagaatgtaaaaaattatatatatatatatatatataaaaaaaaaaaaggaaaaaaaacaattcttTTGATACAAAGTAACGTTGTGTATACAGATCAGTGTAAACAAAGCTACATCAACaatatcatatatatatatatatatatattattgatCTTCTGTTTATTGCCcttcattattttgttcgatattgttatatatctgtgtttttatttgtccCTTTTTCactctttttcctttttcttttttcatttccgACTGCCAAAGTTATCATGAGCGTgcttttttccttttccttttcctttttcttttttttttttttttttttttttcttttgttgttgaataaaaattttatcgacaataaaaaaaaaatgaaaagtaacaataataataatataaaaaaataaaaaaaaaaagtagtcAAAACAATTTAGTAccaagatatttttttattgttattgtttttataattgaTACCCCATTTTCCAAAGATTTAACCTAGTTTAAACTAAATTGATCGATAAgctagaaaataaatatatagcTTCCTTTTTGCCATAGTATTTCCAAACTTCTTAGAAATCCTCTAGAATTGGGCAAAACAGCAACGATGGAACACGAAATTAGCAGAATAACTGACAATGGCTTAACTCTAACTCTATTTAAAAGAGACTCTGATGGATTTTTTAGACCTTCAGAAACAATtgtatcattatttaatgCTAGAAAATCTACAGTTGTAGATTTAGAACAGCGAATCTCCACTATTGATTGGATTGATCCTAATAGAATGTTAAGGATCATTTATGAAATTGGTTACTACGAATTATTCCATGATTTGTTTGATTCACATCCAAATAcaccaacaatattaaatgAAGTTACAGATAACATTAAAGATCATATGTCTCttaaaatggaaaatgcAAAAAAACCATTAGAAGATGCGTTTTTCACCGATAGCGAACGTGCTAAATTAGAActgtttttaaagaaaattttggTTCCAGTTGCCACTCAGCATTCACCAATTATCAATCCCACATCGGATGGCCCCAGTGGTGTTGAACATACGGGTACAAACACATCTAATGAAAAGCATTTTCAAGATATATTTGatgaaataaatagaaCATATCCTCACCAAAATTTGAACTTAAATATCGTTATCGATGAACAAGGTAGCACTGTATTGCATTGGCTTTGTTCCTTAGCTAATGTGCCCCTAATATCTGTTATTTTGAAGAACGCTGAAACCAATAccaattttattacaagCCACACTCCCTCCAATATTACCGTGGATATTACTCTGGGCGATAACCTCGGTGAATCATCATTGTTAAAGGCAGTGAAATCTGTAAATAATTATGAAAATGGCACATTTGAATCTATGTTAGAAATGCTATATCCCTGTTTGTTACTGTTGGACAATAAGAATAGAACTATATTACATCATATAGCTTTAACCTCCGGGATGAATGGATGCTCTGTTGCAGCTAAATATTATCTAGATATTCTATTGGGATGGATTGTCATtaacaatgaaaaaaatgctGGCAGCACTaatgttaataatgatgatgctgttagtaatagtaataataatattgatgataatgacgataaaaacagtaataatagtagtaataataaaagtacagacactaacaataaaaataatggtaataggGATGAGGATAATAGCAGAAATAATACTactgataaaaatagtgCAACCCccattattaatgataatgacaACAATCCCACCAATTctaacat is drawn from Saccharomycodes ludwigii strain NBRC 1722 chromosome V, whole genome shotgun sequence and contains these coding sequences:
- the VTA1 gene encoding Vta1p (similar to Saccharomyces cerevisiae YLR181C | VTA1 | VpsTwenty Associated), coding for MSVLKRIFREINEFDQSGLSLISYYLKLYVVSLIIKQDSDRSVAVNLLDQVESFKLSITEENVAEYSVIHDIEGKGKIYVLNFTAKLYNSLLKTQQEELTQSSGVITDKDTEDKNNKKIDKIEELIKGLWCCIDLYSMLQDTWPDLKENCGKNIKFCKICIKKLLHEKKSMEEVILDKELSKEDKETQETGSEDPMKKSLSEINGIVDPAVSAGGDGRKLPDFVDDTDTDDDDAIETSTKGQTDDEVALPSKIPSPIPTKISSTISADAPQIEKKQEIHHYQAPLTEVEIREMMNFSSLITKAQKHSKFAISAMNYDDVDTAITELEQALKILEILKNDKR
- the SWI6 gene encoding transcriptional regulator SWI6 (similar to Saccharomyces cerevisiae YLR182W | SWI6 | SWItching deficient) → MEHEISRITDNGLTLTLFKRDSDGFFRPSETIVSLFNARKSTVVDLEQRISTIDWIDPNRMLRIIYEIGYYELFHDLFDSHPNTPTILNEVTDNIKDHMSLKMENAKKPLEDAFFTDSERAKLELFLKKILVPVATQHSPIINPTSDGPSGVEHTGTNTSNEKHFQDIFDEINRTYPHQNLNLNIVIDEQGSTVLHWLCSLANVPLISVILKNAETNTNFITSHTPSNITVDITLGDNLGESSLLKAVKSVNNYENGTFESMLEMLYPCLLLLDNKNRTILHHIALTSGMNGCSVAAKYYLDILLGWIVINNEKNAGSTNVNNDDAVSNSNNNIDDNDDKNSNNSSNNKSTDTNNKNNGNRDEDNSRNNTTDKNSATPIINDNDNNPTNSNIKKSDITLRWFIDNVLNAQDSSGDTCLNIASRLGNVAIVDALLDYGADPSIANNSGLRPLDFGAGTIAKKNTGNPKLSISSASSDTKINSINEYGSKNVNATIRNNNVPDTAPMMDSIQKLIDSINETYKGELKQHNDSVELLQKKLQDKRNELSELRKKISDFKSVKDKFFKLQEQITNLENGIADESQLFQNLTENFPELNDEDDSEIEFDADEPFKIGIIYDYISTVLNKEYDGDVEKLEQNLVDDTLRKYILDMLNKTDSKKTNEQLNHLPSKEVLNARIQAYEENEVYLQNTLQKIKEQQQALESKFKRVLSLCLKVDENKVDGMLDGLLQAITNEDLEDIDMNEMQNFLRKSSVDI